In Helicobacter sp. MIT 99-5507, the sequence AAAACTTCGCCAATATATAAGCGGTAAAGATGTGATTTTGCATATTATTGGAAAAATTGGTGTTGATGGTGCATTATATAAAAGTATGGAGTTTGGAGGTGAAGGACTTAAAAGTCTTACTATGGATGATAGGCTTTGTATCGCAAATATGGCAATTGAAGCTGGTGCAAAAAATGGAATCTTTGAAGTTGATGATATTACAATTGATTATGCAAAATCTCGCACAAATAAAGAATTTAGAATCTATAAAGCTGATGACGATGCAGAATATGACCAAATATTTGATATTGATTTAGATTCAATAGATCACACTGTTGCATTTCCACATCTACCAGAAAATACAAAAGAGAGCAGTAATTGGGGTGATATAAAGATAGATCAAGTTGTCATTGGTTCATGCACAAATGGCAGACTTAGTGACATGGAAGTAGCAGCCAATATCCTAAAAGATAGAAAAATTGCTAAAAATACGCGTTGTATTATCATCCCTGCTACTCAAAATATATATTTAGAATGTATAAATCGTGGTTATTTAGAGACTTTTATAAAAGCTGGTGCTGTTGTATCTACTCCTACATGCGGACCTTGCCTTGGTGGACATATGGGGATTTTAGCAGCAAATGAGAGATGCGTGGCAACAACAAATAGAAATTTTGTGGGGCGTATGGGACATATAACAAGTGAAGTATATCTTGCTTCACCTGAAGTGGCAGCTGCAAGTGCTGTGAATGGCAGATTAAGCACACCAAAAGATGTTTTGTAGAATCTAAAAACTAAAAGGAAACGAAATATGAAAGTAAATGGTTTTGTCCATAAATATAATGATAATGTAGATACAGATGTAATCATCCCTGCAAGATATCTAAATACAGCTGATCATAAAGAGCTTGCAGGGCATTGTATGGAAGATATTGATAAGGAATTTGTAAGAAGAGTAAAAGATGGTGATATTATGGTAGGTGGTTGGAATTTTGGTTGTGGTTCAAGCAGAGAACACGCACCTATTGCAATCAAGGCAAGTGGTATAAAATGTATTATTGCAAAGAGTTTTGCAAGAATCTTTTATCGCAATGCCATAAATATTGGACTTGCAATAATAGAATCTAAAGAGGCAGTGGAGACAATAGAGCAGGGTGATGAAGTAGAAATTGATTTTGATAGTGGAGTTATAATAAATTTAAAAACAAATAAAAAATACAATACCCCGCCTTTTCCGCCATTTATACAAGAAATTATAAATGCAAATGGATATTTAAATTGGATTGCAAAGAGATAAAGCAAGGATAATATATGCAAAAAAATATAGCTGTAATACATGGAGATGGTATAGGTAAGGAGATCATAGAGCAAGCTTGTAGGATTCTAGATAAAGTAGCAACAATTTACAATCATAAATTTATTTTTAATGAAGTGCTTGCTGGAGGATGTGCCATCGATAAATATGGAGAGTGCTTACCTAATGATACTTTAGAATCTTGCAAGAAAAGTGATAGTGTTTTACTTGGTGCAGTAGGTGGTCCAAAATGGGATAATGAGCCAAGCAATAATCGTCCAGAAGCTGCACTTTTAAGATTAAGAAA encodes:
- the leuC gene encoding 3-isopropylmalate dehydratase large subunit, whose product is MGMTMSQKILADRAGLDSVKVGDLIIAKIDMVLGNDITTPVAINAFKSANFNKVFDKEKISLVMDHFAPNKDIKAATQSAQCRCFANDFDIKHYYDVGNMGVEHALLPEQGIVTIGDLIIGADSHTCTYGALGAFSTGVGSTDMAIGMAKGEAWFKVPSAIRFNLKGKLRQYISGKDVILHIIGKIGVDGALYKSMEFGGEGLKSLTMDDRLCIANMAIEAGAKNGIFEVDDITIDYAKSRTNKEFRIYKADDDAEYDQIFDIDLDSIDHTVAFPHLPENTKESSNWGDIKIDQVVIGSCTNGRLSDMEVAANILKDRKIAKNTRCIIIPATQNIYLECINRGYLETFIKAGAVVSTPTCGPCLGGHMGILAANERCVATTNRNFVGRMGHITSEVYLASPEVAAASAVNGRLSTPKDVL
- the leuD gene encoding 3-isopropylmalate dehydratase small subunit, which encodes MKVNGFVHKYNDNVDTDVIIPARYLNTADHKELAGHCMEDIDKEFVRRVKDGDIMVGGWNFGCGSSREHAPIAIKASGIKCIIAKSFARIFYRNAINIGLAIIESKEAVETIEQGDEVEIDFDSGVIINLKTNKKYNTPPFPPFIQEIINANGYLNWIAKR